A segment of the Lycium ferocissimum isolate CSIRO_LF1 chromosome 10, AGI_CSIRO_Lferr_CH_V1, whole genome shotgun sequence genome:
GCAACTAGAATGGGAATCCCCAACCATATGCCACACACTTGTACCCAAGGGTATGggctagtggtcaatgaagtagGTGAAGTTGTTCTGTTATATGATTAAGTGAGCAACTAGAATGGGAATCCCCAACCATATGCCACACACTTGTACCCAAGGGTATGggctagtggtcaatgaagtagGTGAAGTTGTTCTGTTATATGATTAAGTGAGCAACTAGAATGGGAATCCCCAACCATATGCCACACActtgcacccaagggtgtgggctagtggtcaatgaagtagGGGCAAACCTTGGAGATTAGGATTCAAATCTGCCTTGGTGGGCACGCTcaagctggcccggacaccaccatcatttaaaaaaaacaaagcaCCTAAACATCttgtaaaataaagaaattcagGTACCTAAGAAGAGGGTAAAGGAGAAAGGGTAGAAGGAGTATGCTCTTCCCAAGCACTGGCTAAAGCATATCACAAGCTCAAGGTCCTAAATTCAAATTCATCCCAGCTACTAAAACTATTACAAGCATCAAGATCAGGAACAATTACTGGGAGACAAGGTTGGGGACCAAGTGGACTCGGTGCATCAGCATGTCTGGTCAGAAGCTGGTCACcaagtttacttttttttttttttttcagacaTGCTGAATACTTTTGAGAAACATGAGACGATTTTGAAACATGGACACTTCGGACTGGGACATTTTCAACCTGCAGAAATTTACAATGATAGACCGAAACTCTGACCATCACGGATGGCCacaaatcataaaataaaagcCAAGGGCTATGGTACCTGCCTCACTGAAAACATAGTCAAAATTGTACCATAAACGCTTAAAATACTAATAAAACCTACTAGCAGTAATGGACCAACATAATTCCATGATCAGGAATACACTTCTTGAATCCTATCTATAATTATTACTGATTAGGATAAGTTGTCCCGTATAGCAAGGGAGCTTCCAAATAAAATCACTCAAATTATCCTATATGATCAAAGAACTTCCACATTAGATCACCTCATGCTAATAAGCATTTATCCTAGTGACGCAACTTAAATTCAACTCCAGTAAAAAGGCATGTTGCAAGAAAGAAACCTCATCCCTAGTCATTCaaatcttcttttctttgtttcttcttctttgttctttgttttttttttaaatgaaaatggTACTTACTAACCTAGACattcaaattataaaaaaacatCTTGATAATATGGTAGGCAAcacaaggattttttttttaaaaaattatatggtGGGCAACAAGTACATTTGATGAGTAAAACAAATGACATTATAGCCAACTCAGTAAACAGACCTAACCAAGCCCATGTGTATTGCTTAAGGCCTTAAGCGTCATACTCGGTGCAATCAacacttgattttttttatcagTAACaatacatgaattttttttattttattttttttagaatggtaACAATACATGAGTTTTCtatcttttttcactttttttttttaaataagtatGATTTTTCTATCTATCAAAGTTATTTAGGCGGTACAAAACAGATAATTGTGATACTATTATCCTGCCATCACATGAATATTAGATCCATAATAGCTAGGCAAGGAGTTCTAGGGCAGAATAAGGATGCATcaaattttcatactttttcttTATAGAGGGATGCAATAGATTTTCATAATTTTGAGCTTTGAAAGACTCTTCCAATAACTTGTACCAATTAGAAtctaagaaaataagaaatcccAGGCTATCTACCTTAATCTGACACATAACATGCTGCATGATGAAGAAACTCTTGTTAGGGCGCCCCCTCTAGTTATGTGACACGAATCAGGATTGATGAAGTTAGTAGGTTTCAAATACTGAATGGCTCAACCAATGTTGCATATTAGTAGAGTTGAAGTTCAAAGGCaccattgaaaaaaaaaatgcagaaatCCCAGgtcaaaacaaacaaaatgtTGTTAAGTTGATGCCCCATTTTGTAATGGTTGATCTCAAGCTAATTCCTTTAAGAACCGCGTCTTAAGCTTAGCTAAGATCATACTAcaaaatagtactccctccgtcccatattagttgtcatGTTTCGCTTCTCAAGAGTCAAACTATGTGAACTTTGGCAagcattttaaaatatattttttaatcaaattaacatgAGAAAAGTCGCAACTTGTAGTACTTATCGTATAGTtattgaatatctaaattttaaatataacatattgagttgatctaatccaatttagcttcgaAAATGAGTCAAATTGACTTTCAAAAAGGGaaacatgacaactaatttgggacggagggagtataagaaAAGTAGCATTCCTTCTTTCCACTCCTATTCTTCTATTCTTTATCAGATCCTAGATCATCATGTAAAGGCAGGAATGGGTAGCAACTAGCAAACAGATCAGAAAGACAATTTCTTCACACTGGAGCATCAACTTCCATAACCATGAATAAGTAAAAACGTGATCAACAAACAACACTTCTCAGCAgattccccaaaaaaaaaaaaaaaaaaaaaatcagtgaAATGTACCAATTCTTAGTGGCTGTTTGGCCATGAATACTTTTTACTTTTCCAGAGTTGAATTCTGGAAATCATGTTTggccaaaaatttcaaaaagttgaaaaacaccaaaaagttgttttcacttttttcactctaaatcactcacaaaaattcaaaaacaactccCATTTGTATTCATGGCCAAACCcaactccaatttccaaatattacttttcactttgaaaacaaaaactacttttttcaaatttcacaattttcatggccaaacaggccctaatTTGAAAACGCGATTTCTTTCTTTACAACATAATTTCCAGAATCCTAAAAATATAAATCTGACTCTTTTAGCAATGCACATCTTAGTTACAGCAAATGTTGACCATCTATTGGCAATAAGAGCCATCAGATTCAATTAACCACCAAAAGTAACCATCAGATTTGATCTCTATTCATGTCAAAGTCAAAAATCAGACAACTAGATGATAATCAAACTACAAAATGAGATCGAAAAACTGGCACATATTAAACAAATCTAAACATTCATAATTTCCAGAATCCTTTAGCTCCCGTTTGGCTataagtatttttcaaaaaatattttgaagttcTCTCCTCACCAagtttcaacttctttcaagtaaaatgcatatccaaacacaatttcaacttccaaaaatcatttttcatctcatcttcaaaaactctttttagttttcaagtttcaaccaaATCTATGTCCAAAACCTAGCTAACAATATAAATCTGGCTATTCTAGCAATCCACATCTTAATTACAACAAATATTAACCATctattcacaacaacaaccatcagATTCAATACCCTACCAAAAATAACCATCAGATTCAATTTGTATTCAAGTCAAagtcaaaattcaaaaactagATCGTAACAAAAGCATATCAAACAAATCTAAACATTCATAAGTAAAGCAAAATAAGAGACGTAAAATTGTCACACCAGAATTTAAATTCAGGAAGGCGACGAACGAAAGGTCGAAACTCATCAGAGCCACGTGTCGGCAGACTAGGACCACCTTCAGCTTCCGGATCAACTTGTGGTGAAAGGAAAGCAATAAGGAGCTGTATAATATAGATTCCTAaagcatatgttatgatatagAAACCTTGAACCATAAACACGCGTACGGCGTAGATTAAAGCGATCAAACCGAAGAAGATCCAACGGTAAAGGACTTGTGGTGTTGATTTATCTAAAAGGTGTTGATAACGTTGTGATAACGTGAAGGTGAAGTGGGATATGCTTGAGGAAACGCCGTCGCCGGCGACTGTTCCGTCACCGacgttcatttttatttttatttttatttactttttttgtcttttttcggatgctttttttatttatgtaatttatatTTACCGCGAAAGGGGTTAGGAATTTATGGGAAATGGGAGAGAATAATGAGGGGAAGTTGAAGAGGTCTGGATGGGCTTGGGCTTCAGATTTATTGGGCTTTATTTGGACTTAAAATAGAGGCCCGTGTTTCTTAGATGCTCTTTGCTATTGTCCcgccgtcccatattacttggtcacttttttttttttatacaccccttaagaaattatatataaaagataCTCCTTTGTTTTACTATCTTTCACtcatctctctccaataaatacattctaattaatattgactattttcaagaacatttaatactaagtgtaagatgggaaagatttaattaattttatcttaattttgtagatgaataagtaatttgagacatattttttataatgtGGTCAAataatatgagacggagggagtactttacACAGAGGAAGTTTCCTTTTCAAGGACTGGTATAATGGGGTTTTTAACTTTTGTTTCtattttaaacttaaaataaatcaTCTCTTAGAAGTTGTCCTCCGCCTCCTTTCTCCAGCTTCTTTATATGTGATGTAAAATATTCGGAACTATTGCATATCTATTTGAGGGGATGCGTCATAACAATAGCATTCGGAAAATGCAACTTACAAATTACATTTAATATATGTAATTAATAAGTGGCAACTAAATGCAACTTACGTAGCacaagaaaatgacaaaagttGTCCCTCATCATTGGTTGTAGATTTAAAATAGTCTCTAAGTATTCATTGAATAATTTTGGTCCGTGACGTTTGTCATTGTTAAATACTAGTATTTATCAAACTCTAATTATTAACGTTATAATCAGAATTATGAAATTCTTTCTTAAccagaaaaatcataaatttccttcaaaatttcaGAAATCGCAACATAAAAACTAACGCCAGGCACAAAAATTAGACCAAGAATAACAAAAATGgcacctaaaaaaaaaattctaaacttttgaaattgaccaaaaataacataaactatAAAGTATGTACTTTTAAATATGAGTCCCCttaattctttttctattttcaaaaatCTAATTAAATTTAACCATCAAAATTTAGTAAATATCTGACCCGAGATCAAAAGTGTTCATTTTTAACAAAGTTAAAAAGGACCAACACTGCTACTTAAAGCactattttgaacctattaTCAAAAACAAACATGAAATCGCATAAACGCGAGTTACAAGACAACCTATGTTTGATCAGAAATCAGCACACTGTTTAAGGAATCAAACGCAATTCCTTAGGTCCACTATAAAACCGAAAAAGCTGTGTTGATCTCATCtcatcaataaatatggttgagcTCAAGTTTCTTGGAATGAATTTTGGTTGTGTAGTGGCAGCCCTTAGCAAAGGTGAATTCCCAGAAAAAGATTGTTTGCTTCCTTTAATATCCAAGCTCCTCGGCTATGCCATTGTTGCTGCCTCTACCACTGTTAAACTTCCTCAGGTATTTTCCTGAAAAATCTACTCTTTTTCGGGTTTTTTGAGTTCTACTTTAAAGAAGATAATTTTATGATCTCTAATTTCTGACCCGCTTTAAGTTTTGTCTATATCTTGAATCTATTCTAGCTTAACAGCTGATAACATTGTATTCATTGTCCCATTTATGTGCATGGAATTTAATGATGTAAATTTTGACTTATACATTgtgaaagaaaatattaaagtgATGATTGGAAAGTAATCAGATAAAGAAAACATCAAGAAATCTGAAGACTTCAATGAACTTGATTAAAGCTGTGAATGTTATAGAAATGGAACAATGGGAAACACTTGAGAAGTCCAAAATGGAAAGAGTGTCATGTAAATTAGGGCCGGAGTAGTAATATATATCTTGGTGaacagaggcggatccagagtttaaattttatgggttcaatctatagatttttagcattgaacccattatatttttaaagttaggggttcatatctattatttattgcaattttaataattttttacatataaatttaggCTCCGCGTCCAAAGTTTGGGGTTCAGTTGAACCCCAACCTTATAGGCTACATACGCCTCTGTTGGTGAACGACTATGTAGGTGGGTTGTCCAGTGCTGATTCTGTGGTCTTGTTATTCATTTTCAGTGAAAGACAAATTTTTCTGATCCCTTTTTTGTTCAACTTAGGAACTATAAAGTGTCATTTGTCACAATATTTTTTGGGGTTACGGGTAGGTAAGGTAAGTTGGTTAGGTTGTTATTACTAATTTAAATGTCTAATGGCTATAGCATTTACAGCTTGGACTAAGTGTATCACACATTCTTTCTCTTCCTCATGCAGATACTAAAAATTTTGCGACACAAAAGTGTTAGAGGGCTTAGTGTTGTGAGCTTCGAGCTAGAAGTAATTGGTTATACCATTGCTTTAGCATATTGTCTTCACAAAGGACTTCCTTTTTCAGCTTTCGGAgagtatgcttttcttttgaTTCAAGGTATGTCCAACATATGCATCTTGCACTCTCACTTCATTTAATAATCTATTCTTATATGTTGAGATGAGAAGGCGTGGAGGGGTGCAGCTTCTCAAATTTGCATTGGAGTTCTACTGGTTTGAGTGCAGAATTAGTGTGGTTTTTTTAGGCTAGCTACCAtgcatctttcttttttgtggTTCTTTTTCTTTGAGCAGCCAATTTAATTCCTTTAACCAGTTCTGCTCAAGCCAATGACTGAAGCTCCTTTACAGCATTATGTTGGACTTTTGTTTTCCGAGATTGGATGAATAGATACTGGTAGTAGCATGGTTTTCTTAAGCCATTGAACAAGTATCTAGGTTGTACCTTactgataaaaaaaaatctatgccATGATATGGTATTTTGATTATTCACTCCTTTGTAGATAGAGTAAATAACCTTCAATCCATTGCACTTCAATATCTCAATTTCTTAGTTTCATATCTCTTCTTAAATCGTTTAGTGTGTCTCATCTAAAAGTTCAAACTGTTAATGCAGTGTACTTGAATTTTGCAACATACCCCTCAAACTAAGTTAAATTGTACGAGCTACCTCATCCAAAAGCTTATGATGTGGAGCGGAgactttcatttatttattttaggtCTGCAAGACTGCAGCATCTCTAATATCTTGTGCCTTTTTACTTGTTGCAGCTGTCATTTTGGTTGCGATCATCTATTATTTTTCTCAGCCTTTGGGAACAAAGACATGGATTAGAGGATTATTGTGTCCTAACTCCTCCACCTTTGGATTCGTAAAAGGTGGTCTGACATAGGCATATAATCTTATAAATTGGCCATTTAAACTGATCTCTTTTGTTAATTTTAAGTGAGCCTTCCATTGGAATTAGAATCTGTTGTTCCTCCTATTTTAATCAACAGATATTGTGCTATAGCCCCAATTGTTTTGGCAGGCCAAATTGATCCCATTCTTTTTGAGGCCCTATATGTAAGTGGAAAATGGTGACTTATAATTCATTTCTGTAAAATGTCCTTGCTATCCTTACCTCAGTTAgagttttttgttttgttggacTACAACCCTCCAAAAGATATACATTCTTCTTTGATAAATGGAGTCCACAGAAACAGTACACCACTGCTCATGTTTGTAGTGGAATAAAACTTTTCAGGCCTCTCAGCATTcgatttttctttttgcaagGATTCCACAGATCTGGAAGAATTTTCAGGTATTCATTCATGTCATAATGGTTCTCATTTTAATTGCCATGAGGTCAACGTGAAGTTTCATACCTGATTGATTCTTACATTCATTTATGCAATGATGTGCAACCGGTAATCACTGCATATGCAGTTACATTTTTGCTACTTCCGTTCTTTTCTTACAGCTTCTTAATttagtaattcttttttatTCCTCAATGTTGTTTGAGCAGAACAGAAGCACTGGGGAACTAAGCTTTTTAACCTTTTTTATGAACTTTGGTGGTTCCATGGGTAAGTTTACCATTGAACTTCTTGTTGCACTTCCCAAAATGAAGTTCTCGCCCACTTTTCCTTTCTATGTTGCAGTTAGAGTGTTTACCAGCCTCCAAGAAAAAGCTCCAATGAGTGGTATGCTCTTGTTTTCTTTGATCTTAAACTCCACAGAAGTTTGCAATGTGCTATCTGGATATGGAAGCATTGTGCCTTTATCTATTTCCGAACTATAAGCTGATGCATTCTTAATTTCCACTTAATTCTAGTTTTTCAAATGCATAACCATGATCTAgatgtttatttttttcctataaGTACCATGATCAATATACTTAGTGGCTTTGGTGTATCATCATTGCTGTCACATTTGTTTTCTGCTACGGTAGAATGTGGATCAAGTGTTTTAAAGACATTTTTAGACAACATAATTGAAATCCTGTGAAGATGAGCTTGTACTAGGATAATCTTCAGATCAATATTACTCACTTTTTAGTCCTCTGTAATAGTGGTGTTTGGTGGTGCAGAGGGGAAAGGAACTAAGTCTTTTTGTTCCCTTCATCATTGCTGTTGCATAGCATTAGTCTGAAACTAAAGACTGGATATTATAATTGAGATGAAAACAAATCGCTCGAATGCGATTCAAAGAATAACCTTTAACCTTTATTAAAGAGGGTAGttgaaaaatactaaaaaatgaatttcttaGTTGATACGAGCTTTCAAAGCAAGCTGGTTTAACCCTGCTGATTTCTTTTGGACTTTAGCTTGAGATTGGT
Coding sequences within it:
- the LOC132033416 gene encoding protein RER1A-like; translated protein: MNVGDGTVAGDGVSSSISHFTFTLSQRYQHLLDKSTPQVLYRWIFFGLIALIYAVRVFMVQGFYIITYALGIYIIQLLIAFLSPQVDPEAEGGPSLPTRGSDEFRPFVRRLPEFKFWYSLTKAVCIAFVLTFFSAFDVPVFWPILLFYWLVLFVSTMKRQIMHMVKYKYVPFTFGKQRYGKKVPSSDERSASKP
- the LOC132033418 gene encoding mannose-P-dolichol utilization defect 1 protein homolog 2-like isoform X2 codes for the protein MVELKFLGMNFGCVVAALSKGEFPEKDCLLPLISKLLGYAIVAASTTVKLPQILKILRHKSVRGLSVVSFELEVIGYTIALAYCLHKGLPFSAFGEYAFLLIQAVILVAIIYYFSQPLGTKTWIRGLLYCAIAPIVLAGQIDPILFEALYASQHSIFLFARIPQIWKNFQNRSTGELSFLTFFMNFGGSMVRVFTSLQEKAPMSVVMGSVIGVVMNGTILSQILLSQAPAPKKGKKTN
- the LOC132033418 gene encoding mannose-P-dolichol utilization defect 1 protein homolog 2-like isoform X1 encodes the protein MVELKFLGMNFGCVVAALSKGEFPEKDCLLPLISKLLGYAIVAASTTVKLPQILKILRHKSVRGLSVVSFELEVIGYTIALAYCLHKGLPFSAFGEYAFLLIQAVILVAIIYYFSQPLGTKTWIRGLLYCAIAPIVLAGQIDPILFEALYASQHSIFLFARIPQIWKNFQNRSTGELSFLTFFMNFGGSMGKFTIELLVALPKMKFSPTFPFYVAVRVFTSLQEKAPMSVVMGSVIGVVMNGTILSQILLSQAPAPKKGKKTN
- the LOC132033418 gene encoding mannose-P-dolichol utilization defect 1 protein homolog 2-like isoform X3; translated protein: MVELKFLGMNFGCVVAALSKGEFPEKDCLLPLISKLLGYAIVAASTTVKLPQILKILRHKSVRGLSVVSFELEVIGYTIALAYCLHKGLPFSAFGEYAFLLIQAVILVAIIYYFSQPLGTKTWIRGLLCPNSSTFGFVKGLSAFDFSFCKDSTDLEEFSVRVFTSLQEKAPMSVVMGSVIGVVMNGTILSQILLSQAPAPKKGKKTN